The Verrucomicrobiaceae bacterium DNA window CGGCGATCCCGCAGCGGCTGAGCAATGTGGCACCATCCAACACCCGAACATCGGCGCCTGGGCACAGCACTTCAGGCTCCAGCCACAAACACTACCCTCCAGCGTCTGCGTGAACCGCCAGCCGAATGCAGGCAACGGTTTCTTCCCCGCCAGCTGCCCACTGCCCATCTCGACCCTGATGCAGGCCTGCAATACTCGCAGAGCGACGCCGGTGCTGAGGTCATGCAAAGCGCCTCGCCATGCTCGACAAGCTCGACGCCGGCTTCCGCGAACCCTTCAAGACCGCCGCCGTGAAGGCTACGGCGAGTTTTACGAGAAAACCGTCTCCATCATGTCCAGCGCCGATCTGGAGGCCTTTCAGGTACCGCGGACGAACCCGATGCCCTAAAGAAAAATACGGTCACCTTAAATTCGGCCAAGGCTGCTGCTCGCACGCCGCCTCGTCGAAAAAGGCATCCGCTACGCTCAGAACTCGCCAACGGCGGCTGGGACATGCACAACAACATCGAAGAGGCCTGGAAGAAAAGGGCCGAACTCGACACCGCACTCGCCGCCCTGCTCCAGGGCCTTTCCCAGCATGGCCTGCTAGAACCACACTGGTCGTCCTCTGCTCCGAATTCGGCCGTGGCCCCAAGATCAACAGCAGCAGGCGGCCGCGACCACCACCCGAGGTCTTCTCCACC harbors:
- a CDS encoding DUF1501 domain-containing protein, with the translated sequence MHNNIEEAWKKRAELDTALAALLQGLSQHGLLEPHWSSSAPNSAVAPRSTAAGGRDHHPRSSPP